A single region of the Candidatus Sungiibacteriota bacterium genome encodes:
- a CDS encoding GIY-YIG nuclease family protein encodes MKSITAKILYTGRTENLSRRIREHNSGGTFTTKKYKPRALV; translated from the coding sequence TTGAAAAGTATTACAGCCAAGATTCTGTACACTGGTCGTACAGAAAATTTGTCCAGAAGAATAAGAGAGCATAACTCCGGTGGTACTTTTACTACAAAAAAGTATAAACCACGGGCGTTAGTATAG
- the polX gene encoding DNA polymerase/3'-5' exonuclease PolX translates to MTNQEIAKILQEMAALYEMEGVEFKPRAYEKAALGVEALDTEVKEIYKKGGLKALEEVPGVGRGIAYHMEMLLKKGSFPEYTRLKKKIPVRISELTSVEGVGPKMAKVLWQKLKIRSLADLEKAARAGKIRKLENFGEKSEQKILKGIGFLKKSGGRQILGFILPEIRNLEKMIQFFPEVDEAIVCGSVRRRKETIGDIDILATSSKPQKVMDRFLGLPFIAHVYGKGPTKTNVKLRRFSRSSDPASGLKNGLDADLRVVPKKSFGAAVNYFTGSKDHNIALREIAIKKGWKLNEYGLFAGSRTSLRKSDFLAGRTEEELYRKLGLRYIEPEMRENTGEIESSRQNKLPKLIGYGDLKGDLQVQTNWTDGENSIEEMARAAKEAGLEYIAITDHTRSLAMTGGADEKKLLRQMREIDEINQKLKAKSYKLHVLKGAEVNIGKDGSLDIKDEVLKKLDVVGAAVHSHFNLSRSEQTKRLIRAMENPNVDIIFHLTGRIINRREPIDVDIDEIVKAAKRTKTILEIDAYPDRLDIKDEYIRKCVEAGVKMSIDSDAHSAQHYKYLEIGIAQARRGWAEKKDIINAWPLEKMKDFLRDA, encoded by the coding sequence ATGACCAATCAGGAAATTGCAAAAATTTTGCAGGAAATGGCCGCCCTCTACGAGATGGAGGGCGTTGAGTTTAAGCCGCGCGCTTACGAGAAAGCCGCGCTTGGGGTGGAAGCGTTGGATACGGAAGTAAAAGAAATTTATAAAAAGGGCGGATTAAAAGCCCTTGAAGAAGTTCCGGGAGTGGGGCGGGGCATTGCGTATCACATGGAGATGCTTTTGAAAAAAGGCAGTTTCCCGGAGTATACGCGGCTTAAGAAAAAAATTCCAGTGCGAATTTCAGAGCTTACTTCAGTGGAGGGTGTGGGGCCGAAGATGGCGAAGGTATTGTGGCAGAAACTTAAAATTCGTAGTCTCGCTGATTTAGAAAAAGCGGCGAGAGCCGGAAAAATCCGAAAGCTTGAAAATTTCGGTGAAAAATCCGAGCAGAAAATTTTAAAAGGCATTGGGTTTTTGAAAAAATCAGGCGGCAGACAAATTCTCGGATTTATTCTTCCGGAAATTCGCAATCTTGAGAAAATGATTCAATTTTTTCCAGAAGTTGACGAAGCGATTGTCTGCGGCTCCGTGCGGCGCCGTAAAGAAACCATTGGCGATATAGATATTTTGGCAACCTCATCAAAGCCCCAAAAAGTAATGGATAGATTTCTGGGACTGCCATTTATTGCCCATGTTTATGGCAAGGGGCCAACCAAGACCAACGTAAAACTCCGACGTTTTAGTCGGAGCTCCGACCCCGCGTCGGGGTTAAAAAATGGTCTGGATGCTGATTTGCGTGTAGTTCCCAAAAAATCTTTCGGTGCCGCGGTAAACTATTTTACCGGCTCCAAGGACCATAACATCGCGCTTCGGGAAATTGCAATTAAAAAAGGGTGGAAGTTAAACGAGTACGGACTATTTGCGGGAAGTCGGACTTCCTTGAGGAAGTCCGACTTCCTTGCCGGACGGACGGAAGAAGAGCTCTACCGGAAACTCGGGCTTCGCTATATTGAACCCGAAATGCGAGAGAATACAGGAGAGATTGAGTCTTCACGGCAGAATAAATTACCCAAACTCATTGGCTATGGAGACCTCAAGGGAGATTTACAGGTCCAAACCAATTGGACTGACGGAGAGAACTCTATTGAGGAGATGGCGCGAGCGGCCAAAGAGGCGGGGCTTGAATACATCGCGATAACAGACCACACCCGTTCTCTAGCCATGACCGGAGGCGCAGATGAGAAAAAACTCCTTAGGCAAATGAGAGAAATAGACGAAATCAACCAAAAGCTAAAAGCTAAAAGCTATAAGCTTCACGTGTTGAAGGGTGCTGAAGTAAATATCGGCAAAGACGGCTCCTTGGACATCAAGGACGAAGTTTTAAAGAAACTTGATGTGGTTGGCGCGGCCGTGCACAGCCACTTTAATTTATCACGCAGCGAACAAACCAAACGTCTTATCCGCGCCATGGAAAATCCAAACGTGGATATTATTTTTCATTTAACCGGTCGCATTATAAACCGCCGCGAGCCGATTGATGTGGATATTGACGAAATTGTAAAAGCCGCCAAGCGCACCAAAACAATTTTAGAAATTGATGCCTACCCCGACCGTTTGGATATTAAAGACGAATATATCCGCAAGTGCGTTGAAGCGGGTGTTAAAATGTCTATTGATTCCGACGCGCATTCGGCCCAGCACTACAAGTATTTAGAAATAGGGATAGCGCAGGCGCGAAGGGGTTGGGCAGAGAAGAAAGATATTATCAATGCGTGGCCGCTGGAGAAGATGAAGGATTTTCTAAGAGATGCTTGA
- a CDS encoding S8 family peptidase: MSYSINYKHILYLVVLLLAGVLMSLPFGGRGAYSGRKIVVFDEHFVNKAAQEELLAKAGGVKTKDLPLINGSAVFLPSKASERALLVNPAVKRIDDDVVVSILGKVGAGGSGSTQPAQVLPWGIDRIDAELVWPGGNTADPIKVGVIDTGISNKHPDLLDNVKGGVNTINPNKNWNDDNGHGSHVAGIVGALQNSIGVVGAGPAVDLYAIKVLGANGSGFLSDVVEGIQWAVQNGMQVVNMSLGTSSDVPSLHDAVLVAHNAGVTVVAAAGNSGGAVIFPAAYSEVIAVSATDQNNVLASWSSRGPEVDLASPGVSIYSTYKGTGYATLSGTSMAAPHVAGSAALVLNTPVGFYDVNSNGKWDPAEVQKKLQDTAVDLGTTGVDGLYGWGLVNVFNATQ; this comes from the coding sequence ATGTCATATTCCATAAACTATAAACATATTTTATATCTCGTCGTGCTGCTGCTTGCGGGAGTATTAATGTCGCTGCCGTTTGGCGGCCGCGGAGCTTATTCCGGGCGGAAAATTGTTGTTTTTGACGAACATTTTGTAAATAAAGCAGCTCAGGAGGAGTTGCTTGCCAAAGCCGGCGGAGTAAAAACCAAAGACTTGCCGCTTATTAATGGCTCTGCCGTGTTTCTTCCCAGCAAAGCCTCGGAGCGCGCACTTTTAGTTAATCCTGCGGTAAAACGTATTGATGATGATGTCGTGGTTTCTATACTGGGGAAAGTCGGAGCCGGCGGTAGTGGCTCAACCCAACCCGCTCAAGTATTGCCTTGGGGAATTGATCGGATAGATGCCGAGCTTGTCTGGCCAGGTGGTAACACCGCCGACCCCATAAAAGTGGGCGTTATTGATACTGGCATTTCCAATAAACATCCGGACCTTCTTGATAATGTAAAAGGCGGGGTTAATACTATAAATCCCAACAAAAACTGGAATGATGATAACGGTCATGGCTCGCATGTTGCGGGGATTGTCGGCGCGCTACAAAATAGTATTGGCGTTGTGGGTGCAGGACCGGCAGTTGATCTTTATGCCATCAAAGTACTTGGCGCCAATGGTTCTGGTTTTCTTTCCGATGTAGTTGAGGGAATTCAGTGGGCAGTGCAAAACGGCATGCAAGTAGTCAATATGAGTCTCGGAACCTCAAGCGATGTTCCTTCCCTGCATGATGCTGTTCTTGTTGCCCATAATGCCGGAGTAACCGTAGTCGCGGCAGCAGGTAATAGCGGCGGCGCAGTAATTTTTCCCGCAGCATATTCTGAAGTAATTGCGGTATCAGCGACCGATCAAAATAACGTGCTCGCTTCTTGGTCTTCGCGCGGTCCGGAAGTTGATCTGGCCTCACCCGGAGTTTCCATATACTCTACCTACAAGGGTACAGGATACGCTACACTTTCCGGGACTTCTATGGCCGCCCCGCATGTTGCGGGTTCCGCGGCACTGGTTCTGAATACGCCAGTTGGTTTCTATGATGTGAATAGTAACGGTAAATGGGATCCTGCGGAGGTGCAAAAAAAGCTGCAGGATACAGCAGTGGATCTTGGGACAACTGGGGTGGATGGTTTGTACGGATGGGGACTGGTGAATGTTTTTAACGCGACACAGTAA
- a CDS encoding MFS transporter, with translation MNLVIQSLIFASFIFETGFGLLSPIFAVFVTQQVGGGDVTVVGIAAGVYWILKSILQVPVGRFLDKKQGEDDDFWALFAGHFLMGLTVFLYQFARTPIHIYMLQGLLAIGGALLVPSWYAMFLRHVDKHKEGFEWSINSSLSYGLGTGGAGVLGGFLAKAYGFNFIFVTGAILVWASLLMLLVLRRNLRNHQLPPIPKAPSPVL, from the coding sequence ATGAATCTCGTTATTCAGTCTCTTATATTCGCCAGTTTTATTTTTGAGACCGGGTTTGGCCTGCTTTCGCCCATTTTTGCCGTTTTTGTAACACAGCAAGTCGGCGGAGGCGATGTTACGGTGGTAGGAATTGCAGCCGGCGTCTACTGGATTTTAAAGTCCATATTGCAGGTGCCGGTGGGCAGGTTTCTTGATAAAAAACAAGGGGAAGACGACGATTTTTGGGCGTTATTTGCCGGCCACTTTCTTATGGGTCTAACCGTGTTTCTTTATCAGTTTGCGCGTACCCCTATACATATATATATGCTGCAGGGGTTGCTGGCCATTGGCGGCGCGCTTCTGGTGCCGTCTTGGTACGCCATGTTTCTTCGCCACGTTGATAAACATAAAGAAGGTTTTGAGTGGAGTATTAACTCCAGTCTGTCTTACGGTTTAGGAACAGGCGGAGCTGGGGTTCTGGGCGGATTTTTGGCCAAGGCCTATGGTTTTAATTTTATTTTTGTGACCGGGGCGATATTGGTGTGGGCCAGTTTGCTTATGCTCTTGGTTTTGCGGCGGAACCTGCGTAATCATCAGCTCCCGCCAATACCAAAAGCGCCTTCACCCGTTTTATGA